One Rosa chinensis cultivar Old Blush chromosome 5, RchiOBHm-V2, whole genome shotgun sequence genomic region harbors:
- the LOC112166719 gene encoding uncharacterized protein LOC112166719, producing the protein MDIPNPTRLHRPNKSSPSERFLGAYPHAPPSTNANSSPDVGDELTEDDILWTNDFAAESSHHHHNSSNNNHSTPPSSASSTPRRHHKGFSQPESFGILAALPERESSSPNARSNSHFYHKASASSSSSSSPSYAQMIPTIPKPPPLQDHHRSFSSSLKYQSAPVNIPVLASAMRKQHELEAVVDEEDDNDDDDDDGEMLPPHEIVARSSAHSPMLACSVLEGVGRTLKGRDLRRVRNAVWRRTGFLD; encoded by the coding sequence ATGGACATTCCCAACCCGACTCGCCTCCACCGCCCCAACAAATCCTCTCCCTCCGAACGCTTCCTTGGCGCGTACCCCCACGCTCCTCCAAGCACCAACGCTAACTCCTCCCCCGACGTCGGCGACGAGCTCACCGAGGACGATATCTTGTGGACCAACGACTTCGCCGCCGAATCCagtcaccaccaccacaacagcagcaacaacaaccaCTCCACCCCTCCCTCCTCCGCATCCTCAACCCCTCGCCGCCACCACAAGGGCTTCTCCCAGCCGGAAAGCTTCGGAATCCTCGCCGCTCTCCCCGAACGAGAATCCTCCTCTCCGAATGCGCGGAGCAACTCGCACTTCTACCACAAGGCCTCGGCGTCGTCGTCCTCCTCGTCCTCGCCGTCGTACGCGCAGATGATTCCGACGATTCCGAAGCCGCCGCCGCTGCAGGATCATCACCGGTCGTTCTCCTCGTCGCTCAAGTACCAGTCGGCGCCGGTGAACATACCGGTTTTGGCCAGTGCGATGAGGAAGCAACACGAATTGGAAGCCGTCGTCGACGAGGAAGACGacaacgacgacgacgacgacgacggcgAGATGCTGCCGCCGCACGAGATTGTGGCCAGAAGCTCCGCCCACTCGCCGATGCTGGCGTGCTCGGTTCTGGAAGGCGTGGGGAGGACCTTGAAGGGAAGAGATCTCCGACGGGTTCGCAATGCGGTGTGGCGACGAACAGGTTTTCTTGATTGA